The Peribacillus simplex genome contains a region encoding:
- a CDS encoding pyridoxamine 5'-phosphate oxidase family protein, whose amino-acid sequence MSQNQLKEIVLNIIRDHKIGVLSSVENNKPHSRYMTFFNDELTLYTPTSGKTEKIDEIEKNPNVHILIGYDNEGLGDSYLEISGTSKINDSQELKDKLWNESFEDWFEGPKDPNYLILQIKPESIRLMNNNGEPPQEISL is encoded by the coding sequence ATGAGCCAAAACCAATTAAAAGAAATAGTATTGAACATCATTCGTGATCATAAAATAGGAGTTTTATCTTCAGTTGAAAACAACAAACCACATTCACGCTATATGACATTTTTTAACGATGAATTAACTTTATACACACCAACGAGTGGAAAGACGGAAAAAATTGATGAAATTGAAAAGAATCCCAATGTTCATATTCTGATCGGCTATGATAATGAAGGATTAGGCGATTCCTACCTGGAAATCTCAGGTACCTCGAAAATAAACGATTCACAGGAACTGAAGGATAAATTATGGAATGAATCATTTGAAGATTGGTTCGAAGGTCCGAAAGATCCCAATTATTTAATCCTTCAAATTAAGCCGGAAAGCATTCGGTTGATGAACAACAATGGTGAACCTCCACAAGAAATATCATTATAA
- a CDS encoding ABC transporter permease, which yields MKVETGKNIQVNDVSPSGIKIIWQEIKKDKLAMGSLILLAAILLFVYGASFFMDAKEIAKVDFLSIYLEPSSDYWLGTDYGGRDVFGQLIIGTRNSFTISLFITLFTAIIGLSLGLLAGYFGGATDNVIMRIIDFVIALPQMMFIIVVVTIVPIFNVYVFILIMTMFLWTGKARLIRSKALSERELDYIHASQTLGTPHWKIILFQLLPNVSSLIIVNFILNLAGNIGLESSLTFLGFGLPESTPSLGTLISYARNPDVLENKWWIWVPASLMILVLMLSINFVGQALKRAADARQRRG from the coding sequence ATGAAAGTGGAAACAGGAAAGAACATACAAGTTAACGATGTGAGCCCTTCAGGAATCAAGATCATCTGGCAGGAAATCAAAAAGGATAAACTTGCCATGGGCTCATTGATTTTATTAGCAGCCATATTGCTTTTTGTTTACGGTGCGTCGTTTTTCATGGACGCCAAGGAAATAGCCAAGGTCGATTTTCTCTCCATTTATTTGGAACCATCTTCAGACTATTGGCTTGGAACCGATTATGGTGGCCGGGATGTATTCGGCCAACTGATAATAGGTACCAGAAATTCATTCACGATCAGTTTATTCATTACATTATTCACGGCTATCATCGGTTTATCATTAGGGCTTCTGGCGGGCTACTTCGGCGGGGCAACCGATAATGTCATCATGCGTATTATCGATTTCGTGATTGCCCTGCCGCAAATGATGTTCATCATCGTTGTAGTCACGATTGTGCCGATCTTCAATGTATATGTTTTCATTTTAATCATGACGATGTTTTTATGGACAGGAAAGGCACGGCTGATTCGTTCAAAGGCTTTGTCCGAGCGTGAGCTGGATTATATCCACGCCTCACAGACACTGGGGACACCACATTGGAAAATCATCCTGTTTCAGCTTCTGCCCAATGTCAGTTCATTGATCATCGTCAACTTCATTTTGAACCTTGCAGGCAATATTGGCTTAGAATCCAGTTTGACTTTCTTAGGGTTCGGTCTTCCGGAGAGCACACCGAGTCTCGGTACGCTCATCAGTTATGCTCGAAATCCAGATGTTCTGGAAAACAAGTGGTGGATATGGGTACCCGCATCACTCATGATTCTAGTGTTGATGCTGAGTATAAATTTCGTTGGTCAAGCGTTAAAACGCGCCGCCGATGCAAGACAAAGAAGAGGATAA
- a CDS encoding cyanophycinase, translated as MNCGELLIIGGAEDKCLEGEVLNKFVELATHSEGGIGILPTASEIPEEVSAEYTKIFRDLGVNRVEVIKLDSRQDADDPEICEQLTSFSAIFISGGNQSRLSELIGKTKFHDALSKAWHKGMVIAGTSAGASILGKYMIVAADTMLNDNKLKVEIGVGFGFLDGLIIDQHFSQRGRFDRLLSAIAGNKEIMGIGIDENTAILVKDGHFEVVGQHQVLILDGSTSDYINITSSENGSEELTLSGFNLHTLTRGYRFDLLTRKLLMKKGIQQ; from the coding sequence ATGAATTGTGGTGAATTACTTATCATTGGCGGGGCAGAGGATAAGTGCCTTGAAGGTGAAGTATTAAATAAATTTGTCGAGCTTGCAACCCATAGCGAGGGCGGAATAGGAATATTGCCTACAGCAAGTGAAATTCCTGAGGAAGTGAGTGCAGAGTATACCAAGATCTTCAGGGATTTAGGCGTGAACAGGGTGGAAGTGATCAAGCTGGATTCAAGGCAGGATGCAGACGATCCTGAAATTTGTGAACAGCTGACTTCCTTTTCTGCCATCTTCATTTCAGGGGGCAACCAAAGCCGATTGTCTGAACTGATTGGAAAGACCAAGTTCCACGATGCCCTTTCTAAAGCCTGGCATAAAGGAATGGTGATAGCAGGGACAAGTGCTGGCGCTTCGATTTTAGGTAAGTACATGATTGTCGCTGCTGACACGATGTTGAATGACAATAAGTTAAAGGTTGAAATTGGGGTAGGCTTCGGCTTCCTTGACGGCCTGATAATCGATCAACATTTTTCCCAGCGTGGCCGCTTTGACCGTCTGTTAAGTGCGATAGCGGGGAATAAGGAAATTATGGGTATTGGCATTGATGAAAATACAGCAATTTTAGTGAAAGACGGTCATTTTGAAGTAGTTGGCCAACATCAAGTATTGATTCTTGATGGCAGCACCAGTGATTATATCAATATCACATCTTCTGAAAATGGCAGTGAAGAGTTGACTCTTTCGGGATTTAACCTTCATACCCTAACAAGGGGATACCGTTTTGACCTGCTTACCAGGAAATTGTTGATGAAAAAGGGGATCCAACAATGA
- a CDS encoding M42 family metallopeptidase — protein sequence MSVIEEKEIVSYIKELVSIPSPSGYTEQAIKYASNFMEQRNVPYKITNKGALLASLKGEDDGKHRLLTAHVDTLGAMIKEIKANGRLKLTMIGGFRWNSVEGEYCKIHTADGAIITGTILINQTSVHVYKNAGDAKRDDETIEVRIDAAVKTKAETEAIGISVGDFVSFEPRVEVTDTGFLKSRHLDDKASVGILLHIIDLISAGKIKLAYTTHFLISNNEEIGYGGNSNIPEKTVEYLAVDMGAIGDGQSTDEFSVSICAKDSSGPYHYILRQHLVALAKANAVDYRVDIYPYYGSDASAAIRAGYDVVHGLIGPGIDASHAFERTHVSSLKHTANLILHYIQSELA from the coding sequence ATGAGTGTGATCGAAGAAAAAGAAATCGTATCTTACATAAAAGAATTGGTGTCCATACCCAGCCCCTCCGGTTATACAGAGCAAGCCATTAAATACGCGTCCAATTTCATGGAGCAAAGGAACGTTCCTTACAAGATCACGAATAAAGGGGCATTGCTTGCTTCATTAAAAGGCGAAGATGATGGCAAACACCGATTGCTGACTGCCCATGTCGATACTCTGGGAGCCATGATAAAGGAAATCAAGGCAAATGGCCGCCTTAAATTGACGATGATCGGCGGTTTTCGCTGGAACTCAGTGGAAGGGGAGTATTGTAAAATCCATACAGCTGACGGAGCAATTATCACCGGGACCATTTTAATCAATCAGACTTCTGTCCACGTATATAAAAATGCCGGGGATGCCAAGCGTGATGATGAGACAATTGAGGTCCGGATAGATGCTGCCGTGAAAACTAAAGCGGAAACCGAAGCCATTGGCATTTCTGTTGGAGATTTTGTCTCCTTTGAACCGAGAGTGGAAGTTACGGATACAGGCTTTTTGAAATCAAGGCATTTGGATGATAAAGCAAGCGTCGGCATCCTGCTTCATATCATTGACCTCATTTCTGCAGGAAAGATAAAATTGGCTTATACGACCCATTTCCTGATTTCAAACAATGAAGAAATCGGCTATGGCGGTAATTCCAATATCCCTGAGAAAACAGTGGAATATCTGGCTGTCGATATGGGAGCGATCGGTGATGGACAATCGACGGATGAATTCAGCGTTTCCATTTGCGCAAAAGACTCCTCGGGTCCTTATCATTATATATTACGTCAGCATCTAGTCGCCCTTGCTAAAGCAAATGCTGTCGACTACCGCGTCGATATTTATCCATATTATGGTTCGGACGCTTCCGCTGCGATCCGGGCAGGATATGATGTCGTACATGGTCTGATCGGACCGGGGATAGATGCTTCACATGCCTTCGAGCGGACGCATGTTTCTTCATTAAAGCATACAGCCAATCTGATTTTGCATTATATCCAATCAGAGTTGGCTTAA
- a CDS encoding ABC transporter ATP-binding protein gives MTLLKLDNLKVHFPIRGGFFRRVVDHVKAVDGVSFELQQGETYGLVGESGSGKSTTGKAVVKLNEVTSGQILFEGRDLASLSRREIKPFRKDIQMIFQDPYSSLNPKKRVLDIIAEPLRNFERLSPSEEKKIVQDFLDKVGLSPESIHKYPHEFSGGQRQRIGIARSLTLKPKLIIADEPVSALDVSVQAQVLNFLQDLQQEFNLTYLFVGHDLGVIRHMCDRMGVMYRGRLVEEGKSEEIYENPQHIYTKRLIAAIPDLEPEVREDKVQLRKKLTSEYESTYSKYFDENGRAYDLKPISSTHRVALQ, from the coding sequence ATGACATTACTCAAATTAGATAATCTCAAAGTGCATTTTCCGATAAGGGGCGGTTTTTTTCGAAGGGTGGTCGATCACGTAAAGGCCGTGGACGGTGTTTCCTTTGAGTTGCAGCAAGGGGAAACATATGGTTTGGTCGGTGAATCCGGAAGCGGCAAGTCCACGACAGGCAAGGCAGTGGTCAAACTGAATGAGGTGACATCCGGACAAATCCTGTTTGAAGGCAGGGATTTAGCATCTTTAAGTAGAAGAGAAATTAAACCATTCAGAAAAGATATCCAAATGATTTTCCAAGATCCGTATTCATCATTGAATCCGAAGAAGAGGGTACTGGACATCATTGCCGAACCGCTGAGGAACTTCGAACGGTTATCCCCTTCAGAGGAAAAGAAAATCGTACAGGACTTCTTGGACAAAGTCGGACTGAGTCCCGAATCGATTCACAAGTATCCTCATGAATTTTCAGGGGGACAGCGGCAGCGGATTGGGATCGCTCGATCATTGACATTGAAACCTAAACTGATCATTGCGGATGAACCGGTGTCAGCATTGGATGTTTCCGTTCAGGCGCAGGTATTGAATTTTCTTCAGGATCTCCAACAAGAGTTCAATTTGACTTATTTATTTGTCGGGCATGATTTAGGCGTAATCCGGCATATGTGTGACCGGATGGGTGTCATGTATCGCGGTAGATTGGTAGAGGAAGGCAAAAGCGAGGAAATCTATGAAAATCCCCAACATATATACACGAAGCGCCTGATTGCCGCCATTCCGGATTTAGAGCCGGAAGTTCGCGAAGATAAAGTGCAGCTTAGAAAAAAACTCACCTCAGAATATGAGTCTACCTACTCAAAATATTTCGATGAGAATGGACGTGCATACGATTTGAAGCCAATCTCATCGACACATAGAGTCGCATTACAATAA
- the opp4B gene encoding oligopeptide ABC transporter permease yields the protein MWKFILRRLLVMIPQLFLLSIIVFMMAKAMPGDALSGQEINPRANPAELDRIREELGLNDPWYQQYLRWASNAVQGDFGISYTHKTPVMDVIEDRLWNTVFLALVTLIFTYMLAIPLGILSGRYNDTWVDKTVTGYSYVGFGTPIFIFALIMLFVFGFALDWFPSGGSVDSKVDEGTFAYVVSKINHLILPALSTALIATTSTIQYLRNEIIDNKIKDFVRTARSKGVPESKVYSRHILRNSFLPIAAFLGYEITGLIGGAVIIETIFSYPGLGQLFLSSVSLRDFSVVTAIVMMTGFATLLGTLLSDIILSAVDPRIRIE from the coding sequence ATGTGGAAGTTTATCCTAAGACGATTATTAGTAATGATCCCGCAGCTCTTTTTATTGAGCATCATCGTTTTCATGATGGCAAAAGCAATGCCGGGAGATGCACTGTCAGGCCAGGAAATCAACCCTAGGGCCAATCCTGCCGAGCTTGATAGGATCAGGGAAGAACTGGGTTTGAATGACCCTTGGTACCAACAATATTTAAGGTGGGCATCCAATGCAGTACAGGGGGATTTCGGTATTTCCTATACACATAAGACGCCCGTTATGGATGTGATCGAAGACAGGCTTTGGAACACGGTGTTCCTGGCGTTGGTCACGCTGATCTTTACATATATGCTTGCTATTCCATTAGGCATACTTAGCGGAAGGTATAACGATACCTGGGTGGATAAAACCGTTACGGGTTATAGCTATGTAGGGTTTGGCACGCCGATTTTCATTTTTGCTTTAATCATGTTATTCGTTTTCGGATTTGCCCTGGATTGGTTCCCGTCTGGGGGAAGTGTCGATTCAAAAGTGGATGAAGGAACATTCGCCTATGTTGTAAGCAAGATCAATCATTTGATTTTACCAGCTTTAAGTACAGCTTTAATTGCAACAACAAGTACGATCCAATATTTGCGAAATGAAATCATCGATAATAAAATCAAGGATTTCGTAAGGACAGCGCGTTCGAAGGGAGTGCCTGAATCAAAAGTATATTCACGGCATATCCTGAGAAATTCCTTTTTACCGATAGCAGCATTCTTAGGTTATGAAATTACTGGATTGATCGGCGGCGCGGTCATAATCGAGACCATTTTCAGTTATCCGGGACTTGGGCAGCTATTCCTTAGTTCAGTCAGTCTGCGGGATTTCAGCGTTGTCACGGCCATCGTCATGATGACGGGATTTGCCACTCTGCTTGGCACTCTTCTTTCGGACATCATACTTAGTGCGGTCGATCCGCGCATACGGATAGAATAG
- a CDS encoding ABC transporter ATP-binding protein, which translates to MKKAILQIENLTTSFRIGNKYHAAVDDVSFTVYENEIVAVVGESGCGKSALALSIIQLHNKQRTKSEGNINYKGQNLLKLNDVQMNKVRGKELGMIFQEPLTALNPLMTIGKQIEENLDYHTELSSAEKKNRTIELLTQVGIPYPERTYKQYPHELSGGMRQRAMISIAIACNPALVIADEPTTALDVTIQAQILDLLKDIQSRTKMGIILITHDLSVVAEVADRIVVMYAGQVVETGSVKEIFNNPLHPYTRSLLNSIPSVANEKNRLHVIEGIVPSIAKMDRIGCRFQDRIPWIPKHAHEETPRLHDVGNDHLVRCTCYKEFYFKAEGDASAHDITQIR; encoded by the coding sequence ATGAAGAAAGCTATTTTGCAAATAGAGAACCTAACTACCTCATTTCGAATCGGCAACAAATATCATGCAGCGGTGGATGATGTTTCGTTTACGGTGTATGAAAATGAAATTGTAGCAGTTGTTGGAGAATCAGGTTGTGGAAAGAGTGCATTGGCCTTATCCATCATTCAATTACATAATAAGCAGAGAACGAAATCCGAAGGAAACATCAATTATAAAGGTCAAAATCTACTAAAGTTGAATGATGTACAAATGAATAAAGTCCGGGGGAAGGAATTGGGTATGATATTCCAGGAACCTTTAACGGCTTTGAACCCGCTCATGACCATCGGAAAACAGATCGAGGAGAATCTTGATTACCATACTGAACTCTCCAGTGCTGAAAAAAAGAACAGAACGATCGAACTTTTGACACAAGTGGGAATTCCATACCCAGAACGGACGTACAAGCAATATCCGCATGAGCTCTCGGGCGGAATGCGTCAAAGGGCAATGATCTCGATTGCCATTGCTTGCAACCCTGCACTGGTCATCGCCGATGAACCCACGACGGCACTGGATGTTACGATTCAAGCGCAAATACTTGATCTGCTGAAAGATATCCAGAGCAGGACAAAAATGGGGATCATCTTAATTACACATGACCTGAGCGTCGTAGCAGAGGTCGCCGACAGGATCGTTGTCATGTATGCAGGCCAGGTAGTGGAAACGGGAAGTGTTAAAGAGATATTCAACAATCCGCTGCATCCATATACGAGGTCTTTATTAAATTCGATTCCTTCTGTTGCAAACGAGAAAAATCGTTTGCACGTTATCGAAGGAATCGTTCCATCGATAGCGAAAATGGATCGGATAGGATGTCGCTTCCAAGATAGGATTCCTTGGATACCTAAACATGCGCATGAAGAGACACCCCGGCTTCACGATGTGGGCAACGATCATCTTGTGCGCTGTACCTGCTATAAAGAATTTTATTTTAAAGCTGAAGGAGATGCATCGGCTCATGACATTACTCAAATTAGATAA
- a CDS encoding Bax inhibitor-1/YccA family protein: MYSQTVQTYMPSVMRTFALSLAVSVLGMALGTFVPPSLFLPLAILEIAMLIGAFIMRRKKAIGYTFLYSFTLISGITTYPIIAHYLAAAGANVVILAGVTTTVVFGGLAVYATTTKRDLSFLGGMLFAALLALVVISIFNIFSPLSSTAMLVFSFIGILVFSGYILYDFNRMKHYGVTAEEVPLMALNLYLDFINLFINILRFFGILASDD, translated from the coding sequence ATGTATTCACAAACTGTACAAACATATATGCCGTCCGTCATGCGGACGTTCGCTTTATCACTTGCCGTTTCCGTCTTAGGGATGGCTCTCGGCACTTTTGTTCCGCCATCCTTGTTTCTTCCCTTAGCGATACTTGAGATCGCGATGTTGATTGGAGCATTCATAATGCGGAGGAAAAAAGCCATCGGTTACACATTTTTGTATAGTTTCACATTGATTTCAGGAATTACGACATATCCGATCATTGCACACTACCTAGCCGCTGCAGGGGCAAATGTGGTGATCCTGGCAGGTGTTACGACGACAGTCGTATTTGGTGGACTGGCGGTTTATGCCACAACCACCAAAAGGGACCTTTCTTTCTTGGGAGGAATGTTATTCGCGGCCTTGCTAGCTTTAGTGGTCATTAGCATTTTCAACATTTTCTCTCCATTAAGCTCTACGGCCATGCTGGTCTTTTCCTTTATTGGGATTTTAGTTTTCAGTGGTTATATTTTATATGATTTCAATCGAATGAAGCATTACGGGGTAACAGCCGAAGAAGTACCGCTCATGGCCTTGAATCTATATCTTGATTTCATAAACCTATTCATTAACATCTTGCGCTTCTTTGGTATTTTAGCAAGCGATGACTGA
- the opp4A gene encoding oligopeptide ABC transporter substrate-binding protein — MKIKSYSKVLSALAISSLLLAACSNDTEKSSTKEKKGKDVEQVDTSKFPTKTTNQGEPIKGGHLTYGLVSDTPFEGILNKVFYQGEPDNQVITFFDEDLLDTDENYVYTNEGAASYEISDDHKTVTLTIKDNVNWQDGKPVLGADLEYAYLVMGSKDYKGVRYDEQMALIEGMEEYHEGKADKISGIKVDGKKITITFKKANPSVTTGLWTYPLHKEYLKDVPIAELESSDKIRKNPIGFGPFKVKKIVQGEAVEFEANKDYYRGEPKLDSVTLKVVNPSVVVKSLENGDLDVAEVLAEQYDQAKELDNVELLGKVELAYTYIGFNFGHYDKEKEESVMDENPKFGDKRLRQAMAYAINNEEVGEKMFKGLRFPANSVITPNFKYNNKDVKPYEYDPEKAKKLLDEAGFVDTNKDGIREDADGKEFKINFASMSGSDVSEPLARYYIQQWEQVGLDVELQDGRLHEFNSFYDLLKKDNDKVDIYQAAWGVASDPDPSGIWSRSAEFNYTRWVNEKNDELLAKGISEEAFDDQYRIDTYNEWQELIHEEVPVIPTLFRYQLAGVNERVTGYDYLAGRQYQWHNVGVTK; from the coding sequence ATGAAAATCAAAAGCTACAGTAAGGTATTAAGTGCATTGGCCATTTCGTCTCTACTGCTTGCTGCATGTTCGAATGATACGGAGAAATCGTCAACGAAAGAGAAAAAAGGGAAAGATGTCGAACAGGTCGATACCTCTAAATTCCCGACAAAGACGACAAATCAAGGAGAGCCGATTAAAGGCGGCCATTTGACATATGGTTTGGTATCCGATACTCCGTTTGAAGGGATATTAAACAAAGTTTTCTATCAAGGCGAACCAGATAATCAAGTTATCACATTCTTTGATGAAGATTTGCTGGATACAGATGAAAACTATGTATATACGAATGAAGGTGCCGCTTCCTATGAGATTTCAGACGATCATAAAACGGTTACGCTGACGATTAAGGATAATGTAAATTGGCAAGATGGAAAACCTGTGCTAGGTGCCGATTTAGAATATGCATATCTTGTCATGGGAAGCAAAGATTACAAAGGTGTACGCTATGATGAACAAATGGCTTTAATCGAGGGTATGGAAGAGTATCATGAAGGGAAAGCGGATAAGATTTCAGGCATTAAAGTCGACGGCAAGAAAATCACTATCACATTCAAAAAAGCGAATCCTTCCGTCACGACTGGATTATGGACATACCCGCTTCATAAAGAATACTTAAAAGATGTTCCGATTGCAGAGTTGGAATCTTCGGATAAAATTCGCAAAAACCCGATTGGTTTTGGACCATTCAAAGTGAAGAAAATCGTTCAAGGGGAAGCGGTCGAATTTGAAGCGAATAAAGATTATTACCGCGGTGAACCTAAATTGGACAGTGTCACATTGAAAGTCGTGAATCCGTCCGTCGTCGTTAAGTCACTTGAAAATGGTGACCTCGATGTAGCGGAGGTCCTGGCAGAGCAATATGATCAAGCCAAAGAATTGGATAATGTCGAATTATTGGGGAAAGTTGAATTGGCTTATACCTATATTGGTTTCAATTTCGGCCATTATGATAAGGAAAAAGAAGAAAGTGTTATGGATGAAAATCCAAAATTCGGTGACAAACGCCTTCGTCAGGCGATGGCGTATGCCATCAATAATGAAGAAGTTGGCGAAAAGATGTTCAAGGGTCTTCGCTTCCCTGCCAACTCTGTCATTACACCGAACTTTAAATATAATAATAAAGATGTAAAACCATATGAGTATGATCCTGAAAAAGCTAAAAAACTCTTGGATGAAGCAGGATTTGTAGATACGAATAAGGATGGCATTCGTGAAGATGCAGATGGAAAAGAGTTCAAGATCAACTTTGCTTCCATGAGCGGTTCCGATGTTTCCGAGCCACTAGCAAGATATTATATCCAACAATGGGAACAAGTTGGTTTGGACGTCGAATTGCAGGATGGTAGGCTACATGAGTTCAATTCATTCTACGACCTGCTGAAAAAGGATAATGACAAAGTGGATATTTATCAAGCTGCATGGGGTGTCGCTTCCGATCCGGATCCATCAGGAATATGGTCAAGGTCTGCGGAATTTAACTATACCCGCTGGGTGAATGAAAAAAATGATGAGCTTCTTGCTAAAGGGATCTCAGAGGAAGCCTTTGATGATCAATATCGGATCGATACGTATAATGAGTGGCAAGAATTGATCCATGAAGAGGTTCCGGTCATTCCGACATTATTCCGTTATCAATTGGCAGGAGTGAATGAACGAGTTACAGGTTATGATTATCTCGCAGGCCGCCAATATCAATGGCATAATGTGGGGGTAACGAAATAA